Genomic window (Jeotgalibacillus haloalkalitolerans):
ATTGAACATTCTGACGAAGAGCAACTTAAAGAGATATTAATTGGTGTTGCGAACCGAAAGAATGTGGAGCGTTTAAAGATCAAAAGTAGCTAAATGCAAAGTTGGACATGTCTCCTATTCCAGTATCAGGGGAGGCACTCGGTCATCAGGTGGGATTCGGTTCCTTAGACGCATGTGTTGTCAGGCTGGTGGTGTGAGGGTGGGTTGAATGCCCGAATATTTTGTTTTTAGATAGCTGATAGAGGGAACGATAGCGCTTACATAGGTTAGGTTCCTTTTGGTCAGCTATTTATTTTATAATAATCAACTAATATACACAGATCTTACATCAGGAAGGATGATGACAATGGAGACAACTAAAAGTAAAGTGGCTCAAAGAATATTGCTTTCTTCTCCACATATGAGTGATGAGGGGTATGAGCAGCGGTTTGTCCAGGAAGCTTTTGAGACAAACTGGATTGCGCCTCTTGGGAAAAATGTGGATGAGTTTGAGAAAGAACTGGCTAAGAAAGTAAATATTAGAGCTGCTGCAGCATTGTCATCAGGCACAGCTGCCATTCACCTGGCACTGAAGGCAGCTGGTGTAGGTGTAAATGATGTCGTATTCTGCTCAACACTTACATTTTCAGCTACAGCCAATCCAATTATTTACCAAAATGCAAAGCCGGTTTTTATAGATAGTGACGAGAAAACTTGGAATATGTGTCCGGATGCTTTAGAACAAGCGTTTAAAAAGTATCCTGATGTAAAAGCTGTTGTGATTGTACATCTATATGGTTTATCTGCAGATATGGATCGAATCACTGAATTATGTGATCAGTATAATGTAGCTTTGATCGAGGATGCTGCTGAATCGCTGGGTAGCTATTACAAGGGACAAATGACAGGAACATTTGGTGACTTTGGGATATATTCATTTAACGGGAATAAGATTATTACGACTTCAGGTGGAGGTATGCTTGTTTCTAATCAGGACAGCCGTATTGCTAAGGCAAGATTTTGGTCGATGCAGTCCCGTGACCAGGCGAGACATTATCAGCATAGTGAACTTGGCTATAATTATCGAATGAGTAATATTTCTGCGGGTATAGGTCGTGGTCAGCTGATGGTGTTGGATCAGCGTGTTGAGAAAAAGCGTAAGATCTATGAAACATATAAGAAAGAGCTTAATGGACTCGAGGGTATTTCGTTTATGCCTGAGAATGAGTGGGATAAGCCGAATTACTGGCTAAGCGCGATTACATTGGAACATCCGATAATTACTGTTGAACGTTTAATTGAGCATTTGGATGAATGGAATATCGAGTCGAGACCTGTTTGGAAGCCGATGC
Coding sequences:
- a CDS encoding DegT/DnrJ/EryC1/StrS family aminotransferase produces the protein MAQRILLSSPHMSDEGYEQRFVQEAFETNWIAPLGKNVDEFEKELAKKVNIRAAAALSSGTAAIHLALKAAGVGVNDVVFCSTLTFSATANPIIYQNAKPVFIDSDEKTWNMCPDALEQAFKKYPDVKAVVIVHLYGLSADMDRITELCDQYNVALIEDAAESLGSYYKGQMTGTFGDFGIYSFNGNKIITTSGGGMLVSNQDSRIAKARFWSMQSRDQARHYQHSELGYNYRMSNISAGIGRGQLMVLDQRVEKKRKIYETYKKELNGLEGISFMPENEWDKPNYWLSAITLEHPIITVERLIEHLDEWNIESRPVWKPMHLQPYFEGYDFVGSDVSERLFEHGICLPSDTKMSDEELAYVVEKIKELW